A single window of Drosophila suzukii chromosome 3, CBGP_Dsuzu_IsoJpt1.0, whole genome shotgun sequence DNA harbors:
- the LOC108020863 gene encoding uncharacterized protein, whose protein sequence is MAEIRRSSQPRLQLYIFLGLLASVFASLPEELRGAAGGESRMNVLGLSPGQRVLAAVPASGRTNFFLYQLALAINSAAGLESPTLQEVEVVDVVENQEQFLPGNPDPNWLAAMANEFQSVPVYETFPADLQNWLMDGYGISATDVYHSFRRAGLGRRRNNRTQLICTADGQCYEVNKIVTACCPF, encoded by the exons ATGGCAGAAATCAGAAGGAGTTCTCAGCCGCGACTGCAGCTATATATATTCCTGGGCCTGCTGGCATCGGTGTTTGCTTCATTACCGGAGGAACTCAGAGGAGCAGCAGGAGGTGAATCAAGGATGAATGTGCTAGGACTATCGCCGGGCCAAAGAGTCCTGGCTGCTGTGCCCGCTTCAG GACGCACGAATTTTTTCCTGTACCAATTAGCCTTGGCCATAAATTCAGCCGCCGGCCTGGAATCGCCGACGCTGCAGGAAGTGGAGGTGGTCGATGTGGTGGAGAACCAGGAGCAGTTCCTGCCGGGGAACCCGGATCCCAACTGGCTGGCCGCCATGGCCAATGAGTTTCAG AGTGTGCCGGTGTATGAGACTTTTCCGGCGGATTTGCAGAACTGGCTGATGGATGGCTATGGAATCAGTGCCACGGATGTCTACCACAGCTTTAGAAGGGCAGGACTTGGCCGAAGGAGGAATAATCGAACCCAACTGATCTGCACTGCCGATGGCCAGTGCTACGAGGTCAACAAAATAGTCACCGCCTGCTGTCCATTTTGA